Genomic segment of Arachis stenosperma cultivar V10309 chromosome 4, arast.V10309.gnm1.PFL2, whole genome shotgun sequence:
ttttaaGTTATgtaaaattcaacaaaaaatagcaccaaaattttttgacacaaaaaatttcttaattttgatatcaaatttttttaactatgaCACAGGTTCTTgttaaaaagaagaagatgaatatgATCATCATCGTGATCATAAAGAAGAGGATGAATAAGAGTTTTGAATAATGCAGAATATATCAGAAAAATagtaccaaaattttttaatcgtGACACATAAAACTTTAGTTTTgacaccaaaattttttaaccatATCATTTACaactaaataaatatatgatatttaactaaaaagaaaaagaagatgatggtggtggtggtagtgataatgaaagaagcaaaaaataaaagaaaaagaaaaacaagaaactaaataagaaaaggaggaagaagaggaagatgtgGTGGTGGTGACGACAATAATAACAAAAGagaataataaagaaaaagaaggaagagaaaaaaaagaagcagcaGAGTCTAAATGTGAGTGCATAGATGTGAAATACATTATAATAACTTGGTTGAACTTATTTAGCCATTTAGCTTAGTTGTAAAATCTTTTCGTAAAATTAtaagttagttaaaataaacaaataaaaaaattttattttgaattcatAAAATATtcactaaataataataataatcatccataaataatataaaaatatataacaaattaaacattaaataaaattttaaatataatattatatcagGTATTGCTTTTGAAAAATAGTTCTAAAATCTAATCCAATTTCTGCAAtttgtcaaaaataaaatctaattaaatctAATTAGTATAATTTTGATCAATTTTTAATTGGATTGAATTAGATGAACACTTTAATTTAAACCAGAAccaatttgaatttgaagggaAGGATTGAGTAGGAAAAACAAAGTTTTGTTGTGATTTTAGGTTTCATTGGGTTATCTAGTTATATTGTTAAGTAATTTTGATACACTTACAGTACTTCACAATGCCAAAACTGAGGCCCTCTCATAGTCATACACCAACAATGAAAGAACACCCTATAAACAAATTGGAATCAAAATTTGAGACTGGATGCCTCTCTTTCAACTGCGTATGTTATGTCACATATATTACTAACTGCAACAAGCATCACTGATCAATGCACCTGCAATTATTGGCAACCCCACTCTTTTCACTCTAGCCCCCaaatgaacaaaagaaaaagcacTTTTACAGCACCAAATTGATTTGATCCATGGCGCAGCTAGGACATCATGTGGGATACATATATACTCTGTCTCAGGTCCAAACTCTTCGAACCAAAATGCCTTCGGCCTAAGTTTGTGCGTGCCAAAAGCCTAAAACCTTATGCTGGATTGCTGGGTGGGTAATGTGGGCTAAGGGCAACAGGTTCAATCATTCTATGGAGCAAGTGAGAAAGAGCCAAATACAAATGCTATGTGCCTCTGGCATATTATCTATCTGTCCACTACTTCAGGAATGACGGCTTTGCCCAGATAAACCTGTTGCATCTCATCTCTCCAAATCTGCAAGGACAGCAATTATACACATAGCTTCAATGTAATTTTCTATCCTAATTTGTTTATATAGCACAAAAAGAATCTAGTTTAAAATATTGAATTCACCCATTCATTGAAATCATACCATGTCTCGGAATTCCAACCGTATATGTGGAACATTTGTTTTTTGAATATCATTTCCATCTGGCCCCCTCTTATAGTACTCCTGACCTATCCAATGTGACTGCCACAAGAAAAGCTGATGAATTtctgtgtgtgtgtatatataaaatatatttgtatCCATGTATGTATAATTATCATTCTTGTCTCTTTACTATATTCAAGCAATGATTTAAGTGATTATTAAGTTTGTATTTCAACAATATCATCAAAGTATAACATTGAATTAAGTTGGTAGTTCACACTTTGCAGTTATGTAGTATTATCCTCGTTCAGTGAATCATATTCTCTCCTTGAATATAAACAAGGATTCATGTGTCATCCAAATAATGATGTTAAAAGTTTTATAATTCTAAAATACCAAGAATGATATTGAGTATTGGATAACGCTCTCCTAGAAGAGATCACTGTAAACATATGACACTTCTCACCATCCATACTTAGGCCACAGCAAAGATCTCAGCTTTTTTCACTTGTTCACAAGAGTACCAAATTCAAGTTAAGATTACCTTCAATGCATGTGAAAAACCTGATTGATAAACAGAATTGCGGGCAATCTCACACAAATCACATGCACTCAGCTTCCATACCTGTAGAGGAATTGTGTTCTATCAGCAATGCCTGCTCATAGAGAGAGAAAGGGGTAGAGAATGAAATATGTAACTTACAGAAGCTGCTATGCTATATTCTTCAACCAATGGTTCCTTTGTCAAGTGAATTTGGAGTGGATCATCGGTAGAAAGTGAAACATTCAATCCCCGTGAGAAGAACATTGGAAAAGGATTTCGATGGTAGTCTAAGAATAGGGAGTTATTGCTGAGAGGAGACATTGCCAGTCCAATCTGATAACAAATATACAATTACCAATTAGtcacttaaaaaatttaaataaacaaaaatcaattgaaaattaACCATACTTGAGctaaataatataaatactGAAGAACAGGAGATTTTCTCAAATTGATTCCATGCGCAATGTTGTGGGCCGTAAGAAAGGTTGCAGCTAGGTGGTCAATATCACCAGCCTGCATCAAACATGATATATCAGGGACCCATACAACTAACAAGTATCCAAACAAAAATTACAATCCAATAATTACCTCTCCAGAATGTGGACGGAATTTAATTGTTGTCATTCCCTTTGACTCACGTAGCTGAGAAATATTACATTATGTCAAATTTTGGTGTGTCAAAACAAATTCTAGATACCTATATACTCACTATGAttattgtttctttcttttgttttttagttttttagttGGGGATTTCTGGATGCTCATTATGAATAAAAGCAGAAAATCTTAGTATGGCCATCTAAGGGAATCCATGGATGACTaaggaaagaagaaagcaacacaataaatatatatagtaatgGTTTTGGTACAATATGATCAAGAGGTCTGCAACTTATGCTACATAGTATTTAAAAGAAAAGAGTGTGAACCCTTGTTTACTCTTCTCCTTGTCAACAAAGGGAGTTGATTTCTATTGTGGTGAAGTGAATAGCTAGAACAGCTAATCAAAAATTGACGAAAGTATAAAGTTGTTTAAGAAAAACCATTACAAACCTTGTTTAAGGTGTAAAGATTGGCATAACAGTAATAGGCATAGTATGAAAATGCTGGATTGAATACGTTAGTCCATTGAGCAGGTGTAGGCATGTGTTTTGTTGGCCGTCTTTCAGGTTTGCTTTCATCATCCACCAAATCCAACCCAACAACCTAAACATACATAAACAAAAACTCATAACTGGGCAACGGCTCTATATTGCACAAGAAAAGCACTACAAAACAATAACATGATTGATTAAATATCTGTGTCTAAAtctgtttttgttttattttctttttttaaaataattttttgggTGGGCAAGACTTAAAATTACAAAGCAAAGCTAGCACCTAAGGCTTGGTTTGGTAAAGCTTTTCGGAGAGGTGCTTGTGCTTTTCAAAAGCAAGCACTTCGTTTTGCGTTTGGTAAATAAAAAGCTCATGTGCTTATGCTTGCAACTTTTAAAAGTTAGGAGTGCTTTTGAAAGCACCAAAGGAGGAGCTTTTCAAAGTTGACTTGtgcttatcaaaattaaaaagtctaatataacctTGTACATTAATTAATATTCAAATTTAATTCTTACATTAATGTCTATtatagtattttaaattttaaaagttattttaccAAACGCACTTATTGTTTATGCTtattaaaaatcatttttaatttaatttaccaaAAACAGATGCTACAACTTTTAAAAAGCTAACTTTTAAAAGCTACCTTTTATAAACTACTTTTGAAAAGTAAAAGTTTTACTAAACTAAGCCTAAGTCAGACTACTATTtaacaatttaaattaaatgaaatcCTATCAAACCTGTTTCAAGAAAACATGCAGTTGAGGATGCGAATCAGGGTCCACAGTAACCTCAAAAAGTGGAATAAAGATATTGTCAAGGATGTTCTGGAATGAGGTCACAATTCCCATCTCTTTGTATACGTTGTACAACCTTGGAAGCTGCAAgacaattttttaaaactacttAGCTACACTTTACAATCTATTAGCAATAAAGAGAAAAGGGTAAATGTCATAAATAATAGAGACTCCTAAGAGATGTGGCAAAAGAATAATTACAAAAACTGAAGTATATATCTAAAAACTCCTGAACTAAACAAGAACTACTATGCGTAGTAATCAAGgagtgaaataaataaatacctGGATCAGCCAAACAACATTCTCGCTATACAGTTCATTATTGACTATCCAACTTGCTAGTTGGTCCCACTCACTTTGTTTCCTCCCATATATTGATATTCTGTACTCTGCCATCTGTGAACAATACATGCAAAGCAATAAGCTCGGAATCATTTGGCACCCACTTCAAAGGGAATAAGCATACAGAAATAGAAATCAAGAGATGAAAGATTATAGCaagttataaaaataaaaagtaaattcTATTACCCCTCAATGCTATAAAATATACgtgagaattttttttatcattggTTACAAAAAGGTTTTCGACATGAATGAAATACAGCTAGCTGTAAGTACAATCCTCATGAACATTTCAACCTCTTGTGAGTACAAAATGTGGGGTGGAGGGAAGAACAAAATAAGTGGACATGATTATGGAAGCAAGGGCAAATTTAACACATTAACCTGCATGACTCACCAAAGTAAAACCATGCTGAATCTTAGGGTGTATAAGACAAGAAGCACAAATTTGAAAGACCCAGCACAGAAAATAAGCAGTCTAACATGAATTTTACATTTCGTTAGACTATAATAGAGGAAAACATATAGATGAAGTTAAGAAAATACCTGATATTTACTGGCCGCAAGATCAGCAAACACTTGCTTTGTCACCTCACCAAGGAAACGACCTGTTTGGTGTAACACAAATGACAACATTATGAAAATGAGTCAGATGATCTTGAAATTATCAGAATTAATGCAAATGAGTTCTGATTCCCAACAACCACCGGTATTCTTTTTCTGATGCTTCTACTACTATACCAATCCACAATCATAGTTGCTTTTGGAAATATAATTCAAAAACTGACTTCAAAGCCTGGCTGCTTATTTCCAATTGAAAATGCAAAGACCACAATAAATATATGAAACTTCCAACTTCAAAGAATTATGAACCTCCTTCAAGAATAACCAGCCCATTTTAATCACAGATACAAATTTCCCAAATAGGAACCCGTAACTCAATATTTAAAGCAAATTAATGATCCAATTCTGAAGAACACTAAAACGATGTGATGCCTCTGAAGCaatatttagtaaaataaaaaatacaaaaaagtttGACACAATTTTGAGATTTCGTGTGTTTGTATTttttggtggtggtggtggtgtggtggggggggggggggggggttgttctattgagagagagagagagagagagagagagagagagagagagagagagagagagagagagagagagagagagattcaaCTGtcctcattaaaaaaattaccttGAATGAGATTATCTTGCTTAAGGAATATCTCCCTCAGCCTACTTTGCCCACAAGGATTGTATTTAAGATTAAATTTGTCAAAGCGATGAAATGTGCTCTTGTCTGCATGAACGTCCAAAAGGTCAACATTGAGATCATATCTGCTCAAAAAgcaatttgaaaataaaaaattgttattttaaGATGTAGCCAAGAAAATTcaattagaaattataattatGGTATGAATTAGAAAGTTGTTACCCAGTCAAATCCAGACTCTCAAAAACTTCTTTCAATGTGAGATATGTCCCATCTCGAAATATTACAACCTGAATGAAGTTAAAATTATAGAGGTTGTAATGAGTATCCAATCATTGCAATGTATACCAGTTTCCAAGATTATCAGTCACAGTATCCAGAACTGAAAGAGCATAACATAATGCATAGCATATCATATTTTGGTTTTGTAACTTGCAAGCATGAATATCATCTGTACTGGTGCATCTCATGAAATCAATCGATCATTTGCATGTTCTAAGAACTCTTGTAATTTTTGAACAATTGAACTCCATAGTAAACTGAAACCTTTTACATGTAAGGCATTTCATTTTTACACTTACTAAAGAAGCATGCACTAATAAGCAAAACAATTGCCTACATGTGAGTTATCAATTGTCCCACTGCATACTGGTTAAATATACACACACCGACATTTTGATGGTACATACTTATCCAGTACAGCAGCCTAAAAGAAAACCATTCATCTTGAAACCATTCATCTTGAAAATTGAATTCATAACTTTagcttaataataataataataataataacaataataataataattctaaaaaatgagagagagagagagagagagagagagagagaagcaaTCCAtgtaataatataaatatataacatatcAAAATTATCACCTCATCGGGCTCTTTCCTCAGCTTTGATTTTATAAACCTTAAAAGATGTTTCTGATTCATGCAGGCTGAGTGGTGGACATGTGTATCAACTTTCCTGACATTGTAGAAGTCTCGATGTGGAGCACTTTTTTGGGCAAGAAATTCCCTATCCGCATTTAGCATCAAATGCAGATTGAATTTCTGAAATATATATAGAACtgtcaaatattatttttaaatgaaataCAAGTATAATGCAGTTTATGACTTTAATAAGAAGTTACAGCAACATTGAATGTATTTACTTGTTCTAGAAGATTAAGCCGGTGATGACATAAAGTTCGTATATTCCCTATTGCTATGACTCGAAGTATATGATGGAGGTCGGTGAAAAAAGTAGTTGCATCTGCAACAGGATAAAGCTCTTCTGTTGCTGCATATTATAAGCAAAGTTGCATAAGAATCCAGttgaaaagaagaaacaaaTTTCTTTTGGAAAAAGGTCTAAGGATAACACTACAAGAAACTTGGTGTATTACTAATTACTTACAGTCTTTATTTGGATATACATGAATAACCCCATCTTGCATTTCAAAGTAGTGCTGCATtacaaaacaaaataacattCATTTAATCACAGAAGATAAAATTGGGATATCTACCTCTTCGATGATggaaaagtataaaataaactcaaaaacTCACATCAGACTTTCCTTCAGGTGCATAAAAGAATGGCTGTGGGTTAGGCTTTGGAGTACTGGGGTCAGATATAACTTCTTTGTCCCATGGAGCAACCGCTTCTTtaaaaacatatctttttctcATTTCAAGGCACTCTTGAAGAACCACATAGACTTCCACTTCATCAGGTGATGGAGCCTctaaacccaataaaaatatataaattataatttcgGCAAATGATTTTCAAAACTGGCAAATTTGCAAGGCCACCACATGTAGACAGAAGTTaaatctgttttttttttttttcaatagaAAATGGACTCTGCAGGTTgtagaaaaacaaatttaagGAAAATCATAGAATTAAGAGACAGGAAATATTCATACCAATGGGAGAAACTTTAAGTCGAACAAAAGTTTCTTGCTCTGGCTCTTTCCTGAGAATGTCCGCTGCAATTGGATCAGGTGGAACACCATGCAGGTCACCGGACATACTATGAGAACGGATCATACTTGGTGTTGTGGCAGCTATTTGCATCTTCTCTCCATTAGCATTAACATTATCAGGTAAAGTCTCATATGGGTTTTTAACTTCTGTACCCTGCTTGCACGTTATATAAAATTCAACACTGTATAgcatttaaatatattattatacttTGCAAAACACTGCATCAGATGGAACAGCAATGGCAAGTTGGCAACATCACAAAATTTATATCATGAAAACAGTTAACAGGTTCTGCTTATAGAATGCTATATGAATGTAGATTTAAACCTATGAAGAACAACATCACAAGACTTACAACATTTCCATTTGTATGCAGATATGTTGTATCCATCGCAGCATTGTCAGCGGcaatatcatcatcatctgaTCCTTCTACACTTTCAAAGGCGCTGGCACTTGCAACAGGTGACTTGGGAGAAATTGGTCTTAAAATATTTCTCTTTGGGGTACCAGGATGCATGGATTTTGCTGTAAAGTTTTTTCCTTGGTtaataaaacaaattaatgatttgatcaaacatttcttgtatttatgtgGAAATCATGCCAAAAAGAAGGCAGGGCATAAAGAAAGCACAGTGATAACTATGCTTAAACATAGCATAAAGTTTTGTTGTAGAAAAGGGCATGGCAACATTTTAAAGTAGATTAGATGAAATCCATATTAGCTCAAGGGATCATTTTCTCACCAAAAGCACCTTTCTGATATACTTATACTAGAAACCAGATGCTCCTCACTATTTCGATCAATTTTATACTTTAAAACCCACTTTACTAATAAAGTAATATTCCCACCATTCAATATAGTGGAACATCTTTCCCATTCAATTATTCCATCTCAACCAGACGCAGAATAAACTCAGAAAACAATTTAGGATTAATTTTCCATTTTTTGGATGATTAAGATTCATTTTCTATCCAAAAGAGGTGAAGATGCCTACAAGAAgtttgatattttaatatttttattcatagaAAATATTCTTGTTTGctctttttacttttttttttttaaaggaaCTTTTTACTTAGTGCTCCATATTCTCTCCTCTTCAGTAGCTTTTTCTTTAAAttgtttttctatattttaaaatttttaaattacccAGCTTGATCCTCTATCTTCTGaacttttcattcaatcacaTATACTATGAACTGGAACAAAACAATggaggataaaaagaaaaagatttaagagaaaaaagaagGCATATCCATTATCCAATGCTTGTACCATTAATTCAATGGAATCCGAATTTCCAAGCCTTCCAAAGCAAAGATCAAATTTTCGAATTACTAGATTACTAGTACAAataaaaattcacaaaatttcATAAACCACTAATAGAGTAGCTCCAGAAACTACGGCATCAATTCACATAGCCTTTAACTCCAATCCATGAATCAATGAAAAACACATCATAATTCATAACAGTGACttcaatttcatatttttaaattatacaattttACTATCAAGCATTTTGATGACAGCCATACCTTCCCGGAGCGATTGCAGCCGCGGCAATCCTGCCGGAATCCCATCGACTGGAGGCAGTCCGTTCCACTTATCCTCACCGTCCATCCCGCCACCGCCGGAGATCGCTCCGACATCCGGCAGCGACAACCCTCGCCGGTAGTAACCTCTACCCCTCCTCCTGGCGCGGACTCCACCGCCGCCACCATTGACATGCTTCCTTGCATGGTTCGTCAAATCTCCGTCACCGCCGGTATCACCGGCGTCATCGTCGACGGCGCGCGCAAACTCAAGGAGCTGGGAGAGGGTCTTGCGGTGCATGAAGTAGGCAGAGACAGCTACCGCCGAAGCTCCGACGAGAGCGGCAAGAGCGAGGTGGAAGGCATAAGCGTCCATCATCAATCGCTATGATGAATAATATTGTTATAGACAGTGAGAGCGTTGAGAAATAGAGAGATAGATAAACCCTACAAGTGGTGGAAATGGCAgcgaagagaaagaagaaagagagaaaagaaagagttATGAGTCAGAGAGAAGTGTGAGGTGAGGTGAGCTGAGAGGGAGAGAGAAGAGATGGTATGTCcgtatttatagaaaaaaacaCCAGCAAGAACAGTCCAGCCAGGAGGGTATGTCTCCCTcacacctctctctctctctctctctaataATGGAAAGGATGTcaaaaataaaggaataaaattgaaccaaaattaataaaaaaatctaatctaATGATATAAACATTAACTCaatattattagttaaaaagATAGGAAACATTTCAAGTGCACCAGGGAACACCGGTGCaccagttgttttaaccgttgattttaattaatatatattatatatattttttataattcagatcaacggttaaaacaactggtACACCGGTACTCCCGGTGTATTTGAAATGCTTCCAAAAAGATAAAGCATCGACTGATTTAATAACTTTAAAGAAAAATCATAAAGTCTATAAAATCTCTTTGAGATTTAGttagataaaattttttgatgaggtatttaaatttttaaaaagtacatatattttatttttagtcatGCTATATATCCATGTAATTTTGTATCCAAGTCTATTTAAGCTGACTCATACCAAAAATACCAATACCATTAAATGAAATGTGAAATACACGCGTCCAACACATACGAAACTGCTACTTCATT
This window contains:
- the LOC130974224 gene encoding AMP deaminase-like; translation: MMDAYAFHLALAALVGASAVAVSAYFMHRKTLSQLLEFARAVDDDAGDTGGDGDLTNHARKHVNGGGGGVRARRRGRGYYRRGLSLPDVGAISGGGGMDGEDKWNGLPPVDGIPAGLPRLQSLREAKSMHPGTPKRNILRPISPKSPVASASAFESVEGSDDDDIAADNAAMDTTYLHTNGNVGTEVKNPYETLPDNVNANGEKMQIAATTPSMIRSHSMSGDLHGVPPDPIAADILRKEPEQETFVRLKVSPIEAPSPDEVEVYVVLQECLEMRKRYVFKEAVAPWDKEVISDPSTPKPNPQPFFYAPEGKSDHYFEMQDGVIHVYPNKDSTEELYPVADATTFFTDLHHILRVIAIGNIRTLCHHRLNLLEQKFNLHLMLNADREFLAQKSAPHRDFYNVRKVDTHVHHSACMNQKHLLRFIKSKLRKEPDEVVIFRDGTYLTLKEVFESLDLTGYDLNVDLLDVHADKSTFHRFDKFNLKYNPCGQSRLREIFLKQDNLIQGRFLGEVTKQVFADLAASKYQMAEYRISIYGRKQSEWDQLASWIVNNELYSENVVWLIQLPRLYNVYKEMGIVTSFQNILDNIFIPLFEVTVDPDSHPQLHVFLKQVVGLDLVDDESKPERRPTKHMPTPAQWTNVFNPAFSYYAYYCYANLYTLNKLRESKGMTTIKFRPHSGEAGDIDHLAATFLTAHNIAHGINLRKSPVLQYLYYLAQIGLAMSPLSNNSLFLDYHRNPFPMFFSRGLNVSLSTDDPLQIHLTKEPLVEEYSIAASVWKLSACDLCEIARNSVYQSGFSHALKSHWIGQEYYKRGPDGNDIQKTNVPHIRLEFRDMIWRDEMQQVYLGKAVIPEVVDR